Within the Zea mays cultivar B73 chromosome 10, Zm-B73-REFERENCE-NAM-5.0, whole genome shotgun sequence genome, the region CAATCACTAAGATGAGAAGGATAACACCCTCCACGTAGAAATTCGTATCACATTTGATCTAAGTGGAAGCACATGGTGAAAGCTTATCTCGTTAGAGTGTAACACCTCGCCCACTCCTGGACCAACGCTCCTGACAGCCTTAAAGGACCATAGACCATCCTCACATGTCAACACGAGTCCTTTATACGTACTTTGtctactcatgcgcacccgagaaaactttccggtcggtcacccatcccaagattgCTATAGACCAAACACGCTTAACACAGAGGTTTTTTCGAGAcaagcttccgaaaaagaagattcaCGTTGTTGATATGAAATATTCTATCAATTTTATTAAGTCTTGGACTTGGATATCACATAATTCACCCAGGCTTGGATATAACATGGAGTCAATCCAAAGTTGTGAATTGTTGCGTGAGATCTAAATGAAAGTGAGATAGATATAAAAATGAAGTTGTTCAAAACATTTTAATAAACACAGTTCTACAAGTGCAATTATTTTATAATAAATCTAAATAAACACTAAATCTAGTTTACATTTTAAGATCATGAAGCTATATCCGTAGCGCCATAGATGTGAAAGAAAAGTTGACAATCGGGATATTTCGGAGACATAAAATTGTCTCTAACCATTCTTTCCATATTTCTCCTCTTTATATGTACTTTCTGTTATATTTACTATATTCTCTctctcttatatatatatatatataaactatTCTTTCTATCTAGCTCTCCTTATACGCTGTAACTTAGTTATTTAACGTTTTTATCAGTTTTTGAGTTTTAAAAAACCTTAAAATATTTGTACTAGCTTAATGCACATTATTATTAAGTTACAAAGATTAAAAATGGTTAATATCATAAAAAATAAAGTAATTAAATAATAAAAGGATACTAGAACTTTCTCCATGTATGAGGAGAGCAACCTCTCTTTCTCGTGTAGGGAGCCTATCCAAAGTACACTATATATGAGATTGGGGAGATGTGAGAGACATCCTTGGAGATGGCTTAACGTAAACTTTTTGCATATCATAAACGAGGATGCCACTATTTTATTTGAGCCTTCAGTCTGAGTTATGAGTAGCAGACCGTGTATAATTACCATGAATAACATTGTATATTTGTATTGTATGTACTGTTTTACACTACACTCTTTTGAAAtaaggtgccgtttggttcacatacGTAATGAGTAACTAATAACGTTAAATCTTGTTTGTTTTAGTCTAACCGTAATCAGatatcacactaaaacttgatactagcctattcaaacttgttaccgccgGTAATCGAACGTAAATCATTACTATTATGATTTGCGTTACATTTTTTTTTAACCAAACAGCAACGGGCCCATCGGAGTGTCAACGAGCTCAAGCACAGCAAATATCTCCCGTCGTCCGGGTCGCTCAGCAAAACCCCATCCAATTCCAAACAACTCTTCTCGCCATTTCACCACCGCCTCCGCCCCCATCCTCTCCCCCTCCCGTCGCGCCAGTCAACAGCCTGTCTGCCTCTTCCCTCGCCACCCATGGCCACCGTAGCGCGCACCCTCGTCGCCGCATGCCCGGCACGCTCTCTCCTCCGCTTCCGGTCTCGGCGCCTCCCGTCCTCCTCTTCCATCCGTCCCGCGCGGCAACGTGCCGGCGTCGGGTCTGTCCGCTGCATGGCTCGGCGACCGGATTCCTCCTATTCCCCGCTGCGTTCGGGGCAGGGCGGTGACCGTGCACCGACTGAAATGGCGCCGCTGTTCCCTGGTTGCGATTACGAGCACTGGCTCATCGTCATGGACAAACCCGGGGGCGAGGGCGCCACCAAGCAGCAAATGATTGATTGCTACATCCAGACCCTTGCCCAGGTGCTAGGGAGGTAATGGTTACTCCTCAGGTTTATTTGTTTGGCGGTATGAGAaacaatttttgataattcgctaTCTGTTGTTGCAGTGAAGAGGAGGCGAAGAAGAAGATATACAATGTGTCCTGCGAGCGCTATTTTGGATTCGGATGCGAAATTGATGAAGAGACCTCCAACAAACTCGAAGGTGACTTGTTTGGTTCCTTGTTAAAGCGTAAATACATGCATAACATGGAAGATTAAGGTCATGTTTGAATGTACTAGAGCCATTGTTTTCAAGTCAGGACGGCTTGCTGGTGGTTCTGTCTGACCAACTTGGACACGATTAATCACAGACGACTTGGGCGATTAATCGTGATTGGTCCAAACCGACTTGACTATTACTTGTGACTAATCACGATTAATCTTATGACTTGAAAATAatgactagagctaatagttagttgctaAAATTAGCCGAAGACATTTAAACACCCtggctaatagttcagctattaatCACTTTTAGCAGATTAGCTAAttgctatttgttagctagctaattccactagcaattttttagccaaactaactattagctctagtgcattcaaacaccccattTCTGTGTGTGCAGAATGCTTAGGCCATGTTTGAATGAACTAGAGCTAATATTTAGCTACTAAAATTAGGCCGTGTTTGAAtttactagagctaatagttagctactaAAATTAGTTGAAGATATTCGAACAGTTTAGCTAATAGTTTAGCTATTAACTATTTTTAGCAAATTAGATAacagttagctagctaattctactagCAATTTTTTAGGAGTGCttaaatgcactagagctaatagttagttggctaaaaaaatgatagtggaattagctagctaacaaatagctaactattagctaatttactaaaaacTGTTTGGATGTCTTCAGCTATTTTtagtagctaactattagctctagtgcattcaaacataaCCTTGTCTAACTAACTATTAACTATAATGTATTCAAACACTCATTTAGCTAGAGACATCCAAAAAGTCTAGCTAATGTACagctattagctacttttagcaaattagctaatagttaattagctatttgttagctagctcatTCCAATAGCAATTTCTTAGCTAATGAACATCCCCTTAGTTATATTCAGCGATTTCAGCGTTGCTGTCTATTTGTAATTATGTCCGTGACACATTACTTTGTTGAGCTTAGATACTACTTGTATGTTATTTTCTTCTGGAACATTACTTGGTTGAGCTTAGGTACTACTTCTATGTTATTATATCATGTTCATTGAGCAATTATATCAGGAAAGTTGACGTACGTGTTGACATCTACCACAAGAAACACACTATGCTTATACTTTCTTCGGTGACCATTTGCTATGCGTGTGCTTATTTCTATAAGCATTCACAGATATAAATCTTCTGAACTTTCAGTACACTACATGTACCACTAGTAGCACTAACTGTGGTTTGTGTTTTGGATAAAACAGGTCTTCCAGGGGTTCTTTTTGTGCTTCCTGACTCTTATGTTGATGCTGAGAACAAGGATTATGGTGGTAAGTTTATTGCTTAAGTTAAGTTGAGTGTTGTTCATTTCATTTTTTGAGGACTATTTCTTGCTAGCTACTAATATATATCGAACTGTCACTACCCTGGAAGAAAAGCTCACTTTGTGCTGTATGGTTCCCACTTGCCTATTCTTGTTTCTCAATAATCTTTGTCTTGTTACTTTGTCATACTTCTACTTCCTGGATCCATTAGATGGTAGTTTTAATCTAGCAGACTAGCAATCATACTATTGCTGCATTGCACGTTTCTTGGACATAAGTGAAGAAATGTTATTTGAAAGAGATGCAAAGCAGCGTGAAACTGTGTATAACATTTACCTTTTTGTTGCCATTCAATGTTACAGAATCAGTTGAAAATTCCAACATTTCCTGTGGATGTGATTATTTTTGCTTAGCTTGCCGTATAGCACCAAATTTCACATCTATTGGAAGCATCACGTTTCAATTGTTATATTCATGGACTACAGTTCGTTGTTTTTTTTTGTCGAAATGCGCTGTCACTTACCAATTTATCAAGTGTGCTGACGGGTGTCATTTACAtttcaatcctctccaagttcaGATTGTCATTGAAATTCCTTTTCATTCGTAACCAACATTTCTTAATACAAACACATGTTAGGGTTTTCATGAAGTTATCTTTCTTCGCAGCTGAGTTATTCGTGAACGGTGAAATCGTTCAGCGGTCGCCAGAAAGGCAGAGAAGGGTGGAGCCAGTGCCTCAGAGAGCTCAGGATCGGCCACGGTACAGTGACCGGACCCGCTATGTGAAGCGGAGGGAGAACCAATCTTACCAGAGATGATGTCTCCGTTTCTGGAGATGGAAAATGCCAGGGTTTCCACAGGTGTGCCATACTGGAGATGCAGGAGCAACCCCCACTACCCACATGAGAATGACATCCGTTGTGTTTGCTGCGCTTTCTAAGCTTGACAAGTTGACATTGCTTATGCGTTTGGGCTTGTACCTCTAGTTGATATGACGGTGTATCCTTTTAACTCCGCATAACATTGTGTTTGAAGTCTTCTTTAGTCAGAAAATATTGACGATTATCAGATGGCGTACTGCTACTGCATTGGGCCCGCCCGTTCCCCTCATAAACTGCTCAAGTGCTCCAATCTGTTTATCGTCAGGAGACATGATGCCACATTGTGACTGAGTCATATGAATGCCGTCACCATCACAAGCGTCTAGGCCATTCTGGTCGAGACAACGGCGTCTAGGCCATACTGTCACCCCTAGCCATTACTTAGATTGTTGGTTCCATCACATTCTGATTGGAGGGGTATTAGATAACACTCCATTTTTTATAAGTCTGTACTCGATTATGGCTCAAATAAATACCACATCCGTTATGTCACCGAACCAAACGGCACCTTACTTGTTTACCTCTGCAGATTCCATTTTTAGCCCCGACGGAATCACGTGATCCTTGTTTGCTTGTGCAGATCCGAATGTGACAGGTTGACCTGATAACCATACTCACAAACCTAGCCGGCTAGCCCCTTGGCCGGAAGATAAATATGATGCCTACACTTACCCTAAGCAAAAGATTGACATGGACAGACTGAAACTTAGGTGTCGTTTTCCGTTTGGTTTACATAATTGTTTTCCGTTTGGTTTACATAATTGTAACCTAATAGGTAatagataacgttaaatcatattTATTTAATCTCGATCATAATCAGATAACATATTGAAAATTGATATTCATCTATTCAAACTTATTATCGCTGTCACTCAAGTGTATATCATTACCGCTATTAATGCATTACAGTTGGTGAATCAAACAGCACCTTAAATGCTTGTTTGGTTAGAAGGGTTCTCtctcaatccccttcaatccaaaGTTCCAAACAAGCCCTGCCGGGCACCTGCATCAGCCATATCCAGGAATCAGGAACCCATGACGTGGTAGGCTCTGGCTGCTAGAGTGATTTGATTCAGCACCGACGTCCATGTATTGGCTACACATCAGCTGTGGCATTCCTTCCATGGCAACTGCCAACTAGGATGGTCCCTGTAGATGGTTATAATGGTTCTCTAATTTTGTTTTGTGCGAACTTGAACAGCCAAACGCTTGTGAGAAGTGAGGTGCTGTGTTATGGTGTAAATCCCTTCACGATTGAAGAATCAATAGAAACAAAGTGCAAGTGTTATATCTGTCTGAAGACTGAACTCATGTTTCTGATCAGAAGCAGGGCAGCTGGCTCGGCATTTTCACGTTGGGCCGCCTGCCTAGTGCTTACGATGACGGACACCGTATAAAATGATCCGCACGACCTCATGGTGCCATCGCACTGACCGTTGAGCGGCGGGGCAGCCTGAGCCCTCACGGCCATCTCTgactccaccactcgcaaccactgCCGCCAATGAGAACCACATGACCGTCAAACATACGGAACTAACGCTGGCTCCAACAAGGCCCCCTAAAGGGTTctctaccctaaatatagaggatcaaaCAGTACTCTAcactctccagcaacgtcctctaaacggtcctttaaatttagaggacgcagctggattctctatatatagagtttctctaaacggttctctatccatttgactactttaaataaccggtttagcaaaactaaaatatgtacaatacatttgctcaagtatgataaatacgtatgtacaaaaaataaaattaaaaaatgtctttaatatgattatttgagtatagaggacgtgatttagaggacgttgttggagagaaatgagatatagaggatgaaatcttttagaggaAACTGTAAAGGACATATATAGAGGatgaatatagaggacgttgtTAAGAGTTGCACCACgaagtaaaaagaaaaaaaaaacttgGTCAATCACAGTACAGTGGCTCTAAGATCTTCTTTTGAAGTCAAGTACAGCTGACATCTTCTGCAACATGTTCCCAAACAAACCAAGACGAGGTCTCTGCACCCGAGACATCAGCCACTGGTAGTCCTCCAGCGCCTTACCTGACAGGGGTTCCAGAAACTCGCACCTCTCCAGGATCTCGGGCGGAGGCACTCCCCTGACAAGGTTCGTGTCCAGCTTCGGCTTCCTCTTGTTCTTGTCTTGAGGGACCTCTGGCACAGGGCTCTCGAGGTGGAGCGGAGATGCTCCGGGGATGACGTCTTGGCGGAAGGGTAGGCTCCTTGCGCTCTGCAGGCAGAAGTCGAACCACTGGTGAACCAGTGGAGACGGgcctctggctcggctcccgatTTGGTCAGTCTGAAATCTCGTCGCGCATGGTATTGCCTACAGGGTATAGAAATCAATAAGATGTATAGTTCATAATGGCAATGCATTATACATGAGAAAGTCATAGCATACCCATAGATCAGCCCATAGGCTGCTGCCTGACTTGGGAACAACCACCGCGACATTAGACATTCGCTTTGCAGCAGGGATCACGTCGCTGCTCCAACCCACTGCGACCCATACATCTCCAACACTAAACGACTTCAGATAGTTCATGCTGTCGAATAGTTGGACCTACCGAAGACAACCAATATCAAATCCAGTGCAACAGATAATAACAGAGTTTTGGATGCCCCATATATAAATCATATATGCTCAAGGAGACAAAAAGGAGGTGCCGTATCTGGTGCAAACCTGCTTCTGTAGTTGCGTAAAGCTGTTTAGGACTGCTGCTCTACCACCATTGACGTCCATTTCCATATCAACTGTGTTATATGATGAGCCCAGATGCTTCAGAACAGCACCAATCACCTCTCTAGGAGAATCGACCATTGAAATCCTCCCGGCAAGCTCGGGCCTCCACAAATCCTCCCAATCCTACAGATAAAAGATCAATATGCTTAACACCTAAAGATAGTCAGCATCAATAAGCACGAGCAAAAAAGTATGTCTCGGTAGTTAGTACTATCCTTCACATTTCCATTTCCATAGAAAAAGGGAAGCCTACAAACATGCCCTTTGTAGGTTTAGGCTAATATTGCATACTTTTCTCAAAGAAAAATGTTCACCTGTATTGGCTTCAAATTATGTCTTTTGAACTTGTCTTTCTTGTAAGCAATGACCATGGTGCCCCATCTGTATGGAACTCCCCATATTGTACCATTAGGATCTGCTTCTCCGTTCTGGTTCCTGCACAAATGGACCTGATAGActataatgaaaatgcaaattacATAGAGGAGTATTGTTACAGCCAATTTATAAATGTTATGCTACAAAAATGAATCTTATGAGATCAGAGAATTTGTGTGGTGACTGGTGACTGACAAAACCCAAGACTAGAAAATGTGCATGGCTGAAGCAACTAATGAGTGATACACTACTTAATTAATCCTTCGATCTCCATTATAAGTTTCTTTTGCATTCTCTTTCTATATAGAAACAATTCAACGACCTCTAGGCATTTCGCTATTTTTTGTTTCTTTTATTTCATGCCCCTTGCAAAAGAAACCCAGTTTGCACCAAGAAATGAACCATCTTTTCCAATCCCTCCCTATGCCTATGTCTTTGTGTGGTCCTACTCCTAGCTTCCTCCCAATGTTTGCCAACCAACTCAACAGCTAACTCCATTTAGCTATGCGCCTATGCCTACTGAACATAAGAGCTAAATGTCAGGCAATGATCGAAGATTCTAATTCTTGAGAACAATTCTAGAATGACTTATAAGCAGAACTGATGGAACATTGAATATTAATAATACGCGAGATCCAGTAGAATAGAAACCTATACAGGTCATGGATTTCTCATGATAGACTGTTTCTTACAAGCTTATATGATCTAATAAAATTCAACAAGTAAATTATTTACCAAGCAATGCAAGATCACAAACTTGTTCCAAAGTATACAAATGATAAGCATTGTCAAGGAAAAGTAAAGGTTCCACTTCTCACCTTCCATCTGTCACTCAGGCTATGAAACCAATCCTGTTCTTCAGCATTCTTGATAGGCTCTAGCAATCCCTTGCGGATGGCATAGCCGAGCCAAGAGTCCCCAAGGGAAACAACATCAGCTGCCATTGCAGACTTCGGCTGAACTTGACCCTTGTCCATACATTGTGACATCTCAGAGAAGATCCCATCAAGATTAGCACGGAGCTCAGGACTGAATTTGAGTCTCTTCCCCTGAGCTTCGACGAAATCctacacacacaaaaaaaaattCTCACTAAATTGcacaccacccaccattcatttttCTTTTAAAGAATTCCAGGGAACAGCGACCCTGGCCATACATCTTCCATGCTCACACAAATTTATGCAATCATGCTTTGTTTATGGTGGATGAAGGCGACCAGACCTTAATCCAAGATGGAGGGAAGGAGCCGCGGAGCGCCACGACCCGGAGGGGCACCGAGAGCGCGTAGGTCTTGGTCTTCCACTTCTGCAGCGCAGCCTCCCACTCctggtcctcctcctcctcctcctgcgtcGCCTCAACCACCGCAGCGGCCCCCGGAGGGGGCGGGAGCGCGAGGGCTCGGGCACGGTTGGGGAAGAGAAAAAGGAGCGAGCACACGGTCAGCTGGAGCACCAGCGCCGCCACCGTGTTAGGCACCGGCACCAGGCCAGGCGCGTCGGCTTGGCTGCCCGATGGACGCCTCGAAGGCACTGCGGCGAGCTGCTTCGGCTTGCGACGCTGTACGCGGAGTCGGAGGCGGGAGGTGGGCAGGTAGTGGGTAGGGTAGTTGGGGATGAGACCGCGTAGGCAAGGGTGGTGGAACTGGGCGATGAGGAGATGGAGCGGCTGTCCCTCCATTGCCGCTGCCCGGTTCCCTTTCGGAAGCTCCGTCCGGGCAGTGGCCTTCTGCTGCCGATGGGCGATGGGTGATGGGCTTATCCAGTTGTTCTCGCATAAGGCCGGTTGCTAGCTGAAAGCATTTGCTGAAACCTGTGAATAAATGTGGTTGATCTCAAGATCTATCTGACTGTACATGAGCTTATCTTCGAACACATACATTACATGAACTTCTTTTCTTTGATGCCACATGAACTTATTTTTTTGAACAAGCAGATTACATGAACTTCTGTCCATTACTGATAGAGAGCCAACTGCTAAAGCGTATTAGCATTGATCTGTATACTTACCTGACAGTATGATACTTACAACCACAATTAAACATAAAATTAACTTTTACTCCACCAAATAACTGGAAAAGAATGCCTAGGAACCTAATACAAATGCTATAAGAAACAATTTTCTTTGAACAAACACATGTTAATATATGTAGCAGCTACAAAGAATTGCTAAAACAAGGTGACAAAACAATGTCCACTACTGCAACTATACCCTGACGAAATGAAGAGCAAGCTTATCCGGCTATAGATCTTCCTGTAGGAGTTTGTTCAACAGAGCAGTCAGGAGTGCATCCCTTTTCTCTGCCCGTGTTTCTTCTCTCATCCTTCTTTGCTCCTCCCGTTCCATCCACGAGTGTTCCAACAGCAACCTCTCCTGCTCCAGCTTCTGCATTGTCTGCCGC harbors:
- the LOC100192474 gene encoding Multiple organellar RNA editing factor 2, chloroplastic-like codes for the protein MATVARTLVAACPARSLLRFRSRRLPSSSSIRPARQRAGVGSVRCMARRPDSSYSPLRSGQGGDRAPTEMAPLFPGCDYEHWLIVMDKPGGEGATKQQMIDCYIQTLAQVLGSEEEAKKKIYNVSCERYFGFGCEIDEETSNKLEGLPGVLFVLPDSYVDAENKDYGAELFVNGEIVQRSPERQRRVEPVPQRAQDRPRYSDRTRYVKRRENQSYQR
- the LOC100279590 gene encoding putative putrescine-binding domain family protein, translating into MEGQPLHLLIAQFHHPCLRGLIPNYPTHYLPTSRLRLRVQRRKPKQLAAVPSRRPSGSQADAPGLVPVPNTVAALVLQLTVCSLLFLFPNRARALALPPPPGAAAVVEATQEEEEEDQEWEAALQKWKTKTYALSVPLRVVALRGSFPPSWIKDFVEAQGKRLKFSPELRANLDGIFSEMSQCMDKGQVQPKSAMAADVVSLGDSWLGYAIRKGLLEPIKNAEEQDWFHSLSDRWKVHLCRNQNGEADPNGTIWGVPYRWGTMVIAYKKDKFKRHNLKPIQDWEDLWRPELAGRISMVDSPREVIGAVLKHLGSSYNTVDMEMDVNGGRAAVLNSFTQLQKQVQLFDSMNYLKSFSVGDVWVAVGWSSDVIPAAKRMSNVAVVVPKSGSSLWADLWAIPCATRFQTDQIGSRARGPSPLVHQWFDFCLQSARSLPFRQDVIPGASPLHLESPVPEVPQDKNKRKPKLDTNLVRGVPPPEILERCEFLEPLSGKALEDYQWLMSRVQRPRLGLFGNMLQKMSAVLDFKRRS